One window of Solwaraspora sp. WMMA2056 genomic DNA carries:
- a CDS encoding helix-turn-helix transcriptional regulator, with protein MGKPTRVTNSIRALRFANGEMTQAELAKRLGVTRQTVIAIEQGRYSPSLEMAFQIARVFAVPLDAVFQYADDEPA; from the coding sequence GTGGGCAAACCGACCAGGGTGACCAACTCGATCCGGGCACTGCGCTTCGCCAACGGTGAGATGACCCAGGCCGAGCTGGCCAAACGACTCGGCGTCACCCGGCAGACGGTGATCGCGATCGAGCAGGGCAGGTACTCGCCGTCGCTGGAGATGGCGTTCCAGATCGCCCGCGTCTTCGCGGTCCCGCTCGACGCCGTCTTCCAGTACGCCGACGACG